In the Ricinus communis isolate WT05 ecotype wild-type chromosome 3, ASM1957865v1, whole genome shotgun sequence genome, ctttctctttctccctCTCTGTGTTAATTACATTTGATGCTGTTTCTGCATATCATTTATGTTtctttatacatatatatgcgTCTTGATTTGGCGTGTTGGATTGCTGAATTGGGTGTGCCTGAATGAATGATGaagattaatttctttttcgtgagaaccttttctttttttcttttgatttgcACAGTTTTGCTAATTCTTACCGTGAGCTATATCAAGATTTATTGTTCACATTTTCGAAAGATGATTCATCTACAGTAGTTGTACTTGGACAAATTTATGCTACTGCTGttcagaaaaaaataaaagagagagagaaaagaactTGTGCCACTTGCTTCGAATAGTCTTCTGAATTGCTTGTGCCAGCAggacaaatataaaaaaaaaaaaaaaaggaaaacttGCAAAATAACCTGTCGGTTTTGTGTTGTGGGTGGCCCAAGGGGagattgttttttttattcgGTGGAAACAAACACGGTTTTTTACTCCCTCTTAACTGTTTCCCTATATGgcttatagtttcttttttttttaataatattttagtcaCTATTTTGGAATTTTGCTGCCAGGTTACACGTTCAAGGCATTTTGTCTTGCATAGGATACTAACACTAATTGTTAATATCAATTGTGAGAAAACTGATGTGTTCATGAATGCCAGTTAATTTGCAAGGTTCCTTTAACTGGGAAGATTTCATGGTTAAACAAGAATTTGATATTGTATTTGTTTCACTACTTCATGATgatagccatttttttttcttctgcttgtttttatttttcaaaaaaaaaaaaaaaactctttaCTTTTGGTTTTCTTTCTGTAGGAGTTGAAGCTAGAGGATTCATGTTTGGCCCATCAATTGCCTTAGCCATTGGAGCAAAGTTTGTTCCTTTAAGAAAACCACGAAAGCTGCCAGGTAATAATAATGTGAACTTAGAACTGTTGCCATCTGCACTCGTGCTTTGAATTATTAACGTGGGAATCTCTTATAATTGACTGTCCAAAGCGCTTAATATTCAGGTGAAGTGATCTCAGAGAAGTATGTGCTGGAATATGGAACTGATTGCCTTGAAATGCATGTGGGTGCTGTTCAGCCTGGGGAGCGTGCATTGATAATCGATGATTTGGTAGCAACAGGAGGGACCCTGTCGGCAGCAATAAGACTCTTGGGTAAAATTTTGGTCCCCGCCTGAACTCTTCTACCTGCATTCTTTTTTCTGCTGTTTGGCTTATTCTCAGGAGTAATGTCATCTTAAcatgctgttttcttagaaCGCGTGGGGGCTGAAGTCGTTGAATGTGCATGTGTTATTGGATTGCCTGAGGTCAAGGTAATGATTATAGCAGTTAGTGGCTGTTATCTTCAAATACAAATAAGGAAAGGGGGCCTCGAAAGCTTAGTTTTGGCAGAGGATTTCCCGTATATCCTTTCTGTCTCTCAGTTCCCTAGTTTGATTTGTTTCTCTCAGCTACttgtttttctaaatattgTGGAATTCCCTGGAGCATAGTTGTTTCGAACTTAAACATTCATGTCAATAGTGATATGCTGTTGATCCCAGATGTCTCAAactaatttatctttttccgAGTATAAGCTACTCCAGCTCTAATTTGTTCCAAGTTGATATTCGCGTCTTGTTTATTTTCCTGCAAGCTTATTACATTAATCTTTGGACATATATTGGTCTCTAAGAATGGCATGGCTTCTCAGGGACAGCGCAGGCTTAATGGAAAACCCCTTTACATCCTTGTGGAGCCACGCGAAATAGATGATGGTTATCAAGGTACAGCAGGTtcttattatgaatttatagTCAACAA is a window encoding:
- the LOC8259433 gene encoding adenine phosphoribosyltransferase 5 isoform X1, which encodes MFAAQNGLKGDPRLQAISEAIRVVPHFPKPGIMFQDITTLLPDHKAFKDAVDIFVDRYRNMGISVVAGVEARGFMFGPSIALAIGAKFVPLRKPRKLPGEVISEKYVLEYGTDCLEMHVGAVQPGERALIIDDLVATGGTLSAAIRLLERVGAEVVECACVIGLPEVKGQRRLNGKPLYILVEPREIDDGYQGTAGSYYEFIVNKYVGSPYCVEEL
- the LOC8259433 gene encoding adenine phosphoribosyltransferase 5 isoform X2, with translation MFAAQNGLKGDPRLQAISEAIRVVPHFPKPGIMFQDITTLLPDHKAFKDAVDIFVDRYRNMGISVVAGVEARGFMFGPSIALAIGAKFVPLRKPRKLPGEVISEKYVLEYGTDCLEMHVGAVQPGERALIIDDLVATGGTLSAAIRLLERVGAEVVECACVIGLPEVKGQRRLNGKPLYILVEPREIDDGYQEL